The genomic window TTATACTTGAGCAACTCTTGTCAAATCAGCTATTTATTTAAGGTAGTTTGCCCAAAAATCAGCTTTTTCTAACTCAGTTTTCTTTTGTGCGACACCGAATAGGCCGTCGTAGACATCGTATTTAAGGTGTGTAATTTGTCTTTGGCTTTCAAGCAAAACTCCCACTATTTCCGGTAAAATCAAGTTCTGAGGACTGTGGATTTGGGAGAAATTTGGGGTGGCTACACTTGGCGTTAACATTGACCACATCGCCACCATTCGGCAAGCACGGCGGACGGTGGAACCAGACCCCGTGGCGGCGGCGGTGCTGGCAGAATTAGCGGGTGCAGATGGAATTACGGTGCATCTGCGCGAAGATCGGCGGCATATCCAAGATCGGGATGTGCTACTGTTGCGGCAAACAGTGCGATCGCATCTTAATTTAGAAATGGCCCCTACAGATGAAATGCTAGCGATCGCTCTCGATATCAAACCAGATTACGTAACTTTAGTCCCGGAAAAGCGCGAAGAAGTTACAACAGAAGGCGGACTAAATATCGTCGGGCAACTTGCTAGAATAGGTGAGATAGTTGATAAATTGCAAAACGCTAACATTCCAGTTAGTTTATTTATCGATGCAGAATATGCACAAATTGAAGCATCTGTCAAGCTACAGGCGCGATTTATTGAATTACACACTGGACAATATGCTGAGGCTAAGGATGAAACAAATCGCCAGCGAGAATTAGCCATATTAGCTAAAGGGTGTGACCAAGCGATTCAAGCTGGATTGCGAGTCAACGCTGGACATGGACTCACCTACTGGAACGTCTATCCGGTGGCTGCGCTTCCAGGTATGGAAGAACTCAACATTGGTCATACCATTATCAGTCGGGCAGCATTAGTAGGTATGGAAAG from Nostoc sp. UHCC 0926 includes these protein-coding regions:
- a CDS encoding pyridoxine 5'-phosphate synthase, encoding MATLGVNIDHIATIRQARRTVEPDPVAAAVLAELAGADGITVHLREDRRHIQDRDVLLLRQTVRSHLNLEMAPTDEMLAIALDIKPDYVTLVPEKREEVTTEGGLNIVGQLARIGEIVDKLQNANIPVSLFIDAEYAQIEASVKLQARFIELHTGQYAEAKDETNRQRELAILAKGCDQAIQAGLRVNAGHGLTYWNVYPVAALPGMEELNIGHTIISRAALVGMERAVREMKQAIRGDGA